The following DNA comes from Myxococcus fulvus.
GCTGGATGAGCGCGCCCTGCGCGCGGCCCTGAACCAGCTCCTGCGCCGCCACGAGTCGCTGCGCACCTGCTTCACCGTCCAGAAGGACGAGCCCCTCCAGCTCATCGCGGAGGAGCTGTCCCTGGACCTCCAGGTCGTCGACCTCGGCGGCCTGTCCGAAGTGGAGCGCGAGCAGCGCATCCGTGACCTCGCGACGGAGGAGTCGCGCAAGCCGTTCGATCTGAGCCAGGCCCCGCTCGTCCGAGCCACCCTGCTGCGCGTGGCCCCGGAGGACCACGTCCTCCTCCTGGCGATGCATCACATCGTCTCGGACGGCTGGTCGATGTCCGTCTTCTTCTTCGAGCTGGGGGCGATCTACAGCGCCCTCCGGCTGGACACCGCGCCCACCCTTCCTCCCCTCAAGCTCCAGTACGCAGACTTCGCGCTCTGGCACAACGAGTGGCTCCGGAGTGACGCCTTCCGCGAGCAGCTCGAGTATTGGAAGAAGCAGCTCGCCGGAGCGCCTCCACTGCTGACGCTGCCCACGGACCGCCCGCGCCTGCCGGTGAAGCGCAACCAGGGCCAGGCGGCGCGGTTCTCCATCCCGCTGGACCCGGTGAACGCGCTCAAGAAGCTGGGGCGCGAGGAGCGGACCACGCTCTTCATGACGGTGCTGGGGCTCTTCAACGTCCTGATGAGCCGCTACGCGGGCCAGACGGACGTCTGCGTGGGGACGCCCATCGCCAACCGCAACCGTCCGGAGCTGGAGGGGCTCATCGGCTTCTTCGTCAACACGCTCGTGCTCCGCACGGACCTGTCCGGCGCGCCGACCTTCCGACAGCTCGTCCAGCGCGTGCGCGAGGTCTCGCTCGGCGCCTACGGGCACCAGGACCTGCCCTTCGAGCACGTCGTCGAAGCGCTCCACCCCGAGCGCAACCTGGGGCAGAACCCGCTGTTCCAGGTGATGTTCTCGCTGCAGGAGTCCGCCACCGCGTCCGCTTCGCTCGATGGGCTCACGCTCACCACGCTGCCGGTAGAGACGGGGACGTCGAAGTTCGACCTGTTGATGGCGCTGGAGGAGACGCCAGCGGGCCTCACGGGCGACCTGGAGTACGACACGGACCTGTTCGACGCGGCCACCATCGAGCGGATGCTGGGGCACTTCCGGACCCTGCTCAGCGCCGCCGCGGCGCAGCCCGACACCTGCATCACCCAGCTGCCGATGCTCACGGAGGCGGAGCGGCAGCAGCTCGTGGTCGACTGGAACCACACGTCCACCGACTTCCCGCGCCAGCATTGCATCCATGAGCTGTTCTCCGCGCAGGCCTATGCCTCACCGGATGCCATCGCGGTCCGGTTCGGAGACGAGTCACTCACCTACGCGCAGTTGGAGGCCCAGGCCAATCAGCTCGCCTGGCATCTCCAGTCCCTCGGCGTCGTCCCCGATACGTTGGTCGGGCTCTACCTGGAGCGCTCGCCGTCGCTCATCGTCGCGATGCTCGCGTGCCTCAAGGCCGGTGGGGCGTACCTGCCGCTGGATACGGCATATCCGGCGGAGCGCCTCGCGCTCATGTTGCGGGATTCGCGCGCGCCCATCCTGCTGACCTCACGTGCACTCGCTGGAGCGATTCAAGCGCCCGAGGGTGTCCGCGTGCTCGGCTTGGAGGAGCTCGCGCCGACGCTCGTGAAGCTGCCCACGCGCGCGCCCTCGACACTCACGACGCCCTCGAATCTGGCGTATGCCATCTACACGTCGGGCTCGACGGGTCAGCCCAAGGGCATCGTCGTCCCCCACCTCGGCGTCGTCCGTCTCGTCCGCGACTCCGACTACATCCAACTGTCTTCCCAGGACCGCGTCGCCCAGGTCTCCAACGCCTCCTTCGACGCCGCCACCTTCGAAATCTGGGGGGCCCTCCTCAACGGCGCGCTCCTCGTCGGCGTCCCTCGCGACGTCTCCCTCTCTCCGCCCCTCTTCGTCCAGCACCTGCGCGCCGAGAAGGTCTCCACCCTCTTCCTCACCACCGCGCTCTTCAACCAGCTCGCCCACCACGCGCCCGACGCCTTCTCCTCCCTCTCCACCGTCCTCTTCGGCGGTGAGTTGGTCGACCCTGACGTCGTCCGTGCCGTTCTCCTCCACGGCCCTCCGTCCCGCCTCCTCCACGTCTACGGGCCCACCGAGAACACCACCTTCAGCACCTGGCACCTCATCTCCCAGGCGCCCGCGCCGGGCCACACCGTCCCCATCGGCAGGCCCCTCGCCAACTCCACCGCCTTTGTCCTCGACGGTGCCCTGCAGCCTGTCCCCGTCGGTGTCCCTGGTGAGCTCTACGTCGGTGGTGACGGCCTCGCCCGTGGCTACCTCCACCAGCCGGGCCTCACCGCCGAGCGCTTCGTCGCGCATCCCTTCAAGCCTCAGGCTCGCCTCTACAAGACGGGTGACCTCGTCCGCCTCCTCCCCGACGGCGCCATCGAGTTCCTCGGCCGCTCCGACTTCCAGGTGAAGATTCGCGGCTTCCGCATCGAGCTGGGCGAAATCGAAGCCGCACTGCTTCGCCACCCTTCGCTCAACGACTGCGTCGTCCTCGCCCGTGAAGACACTCCCGGCAACCGCCGCCTCGTCGCCTACTTCTCCTCTTCCTCCCCTCCCTCCTCCGCCGAGCTGCGCGACTTCCTCAAGCGCTCCCTCCCGGAGTACATGCTGCCCTCCGTCTTCGTCTGCCTCCCCTCCTTGCCCCTCTCTCCCAACGGCAAGGTCGACAGGAAGGCCCTTCCTTCTCCGGACGGGGTAGCGGACTCCTCCGACTCCTACGTCGCGCCTCGCTCTCCTCTCGAAGAGCTCCTCGCCAACCTCTGGGCTCAGCTCCTCTGCCTTCCTCGCGTCGGCGTCGACGACAACTTCTTCGACTTGGGCGGCCACTCCCTCCTCGCCACCCAGCTCGTCTCTCGCGTCCGCGAATCCCTCCGCTTGGAGCTTCCTCTCCGCGAGCTCTTCGCCCACCCCACCGTCGCGGCCCTCGCTCGCGTCCTCTCCGCTTCGCTCTCCGGCGCCCAGTCCCCCATCGTCCCCTCTCCCAGGGACGCTCGCCTCCCGCTCTCCTTCGCTCAGCAGCGCCTCTGGCTCATCGACCAGCTCCAGCCCGGTAGCGCCGCCTACAACGTCCCTCTCGCCATCCACCTCTCCGGAGAGCTCTCCCTCCCAGCCCTCCAGCGCGCTCTCGACGCCCTCATGGAGCGTCACGAGTCCCTCCGCACCTCCTTCGCCCTCCACGACGGACAGCCCTTCCAGCTCATCGCGCCGTCTCTCTCGCTGCCCTTGACGTGTGTGGACCTGCGGCAGGTTCCCGTCGACGAGCGTGAGGAGCGACTCACGCAGCTCTCCGAGGAAGCGGCGCGGCTGCCGTTCGACCTGAGCCAGGGCCCGCTGATTCGAGTCGCCCTGCTTCGCGCGGACGACAGGAAGCACATCCTGCTGCTGACGATGCATCACATCGTCTCGGATGGCTGGTCCATGGATGTGCTCTTCCGCGAGCTGAACGCGCTCTACACCGCGTTCGTCCGTGACGCGTCGGCTCCCTTGTCCGCGCTCTCCATCCAGTACGCGGACTTCGCGGTGTGGCAGCGGCAGTGGCTCCAGGGCGAGCGGCTCGATGCCCAGCTCGCGTACTGGAAGGAGCAGCTCGCGGGTGCGCCTCCGTTCCTGCCGCTGCCGACGGACTTCCCGCGTCCCGCCATCCAGACGTTCCGTGGCGCGGTCGCGAGACGCAGCCTGCCGCTGTCGTTGCTCGACTCGCTCAAGCGCCTGAGCCGGAAGGAGGGCACCACCCTCTTCATGACCCTGCTCGCGGGCTTCCAGGTGCTCCTGCGCCGCTACAGCGGACAGACGGACATCAGCGTCGGAACGCCCATCGCGAACCGCAACCGTGCGGAGCTCGAGGGCCTCATCGGCTTCTTCGTCAACTCGCTGGTGATGCGCACCGACGTGTCCGGCGCGCCGTCCTTCCGCGAGCTGCTGCGCCGCGTCCGTGAGGTCGCGCTCGGCGCCTATGCGCACCAGGACGTCCCGTTCGAGCAGGTCGTCGAAGCCCTACAGCCCGAGCGGGACCCGAGCTACTCACCGCTCTTCCAGGTGATGTTCGCGCTCCAGAGTGGCGTCGAGCAGTCGCCGCCCGCATCGGCCCTGTCGATGGAGTCGAGGGAGCTTCGGACGCACACGTCGAAGTTCGACCTCATCGTCGCCACGGTGGAGAGCCCCGAGGGGCTGGACTGCGCGGTCGAGTACAACACCGACCTCTTCACCCCGGACACCATCCACCGGATGCTGGGGCACTTCCAGACGCTGCTCACCGCGGCGGCGGAGCAGCCGGACACCCGCATCACCGCGCTCCCGCTCCTCACGCCCCCCGAGCGGAACAAGGTCCTCCTCGACTGGAACAAGACCGCCACCGAGTTCCCCCGGCACGGCTGCATCCATGAGCTGTTCTCCGTGCAGGCACGCGCCACACCCCACGCGCTCGCCGTCCGGTTCGCAGACGAGTCGCTCACCTACGCGCAGTTGGAGGTCCAGGCCAACCAGCTCGCGTGGCACCTTCAGTCCCTCGGCGTCGTCCCCGATACGCTGGTCGGCATCTACCTGGAGCGCTCGCCGTCGCTCATCGTCGCGATGCTCGCGTGCCTCAAGGCCGGTGGGGCGTACCTGCCGCTGGATACGTCGTATCCGGCGGAGCGCCTCTCGTTCATGCTCCGGGACGCGCGAGCCCCCATCCTCATCACCACGCAGGCGCTCTCCGGCAAGCTCTCCTCCGAGAGTGGGGTCCACGTGGTGGCGCTGGACACGCAAGCGGAGGTGATCGCCCGGCAGCCCCCTCGCGCGCCGCCGACTTCGACGCAGCCTTCACATCTGGCGTACGCCATCTATACGTCGGGCTCGACAGGTCAGCCCAAGGGCATCGTCGTCCCCCACCTCGGCGTCGTCCGTCTCGTCCGCGACTCCGACTACATCCAACTGTCTTCCCAGAACCGCGTCGCCCAGGTCTCCAACGCCTCCTTCGACGCCGCCACCTTCGAAATCTGGGGGGCCCTCCTCAACGGCGCGCTCCTCGTCGGCGTCCCTCGCGACGTCTCCCTCTCTCCGCCCCTCTTCGTCCAGCACCTGCGCGCCGAGAAGGTCTCCACCCTCTTCCTCACCACCGCGCTCTTCAACCAGCTCGCCCACCACGCGCCCGACGCCTTCTCCTCCCTCTCCACCGTCCTCTTCGGCGGTGAGTTGGTTGACCCTGACGTCGTCCGTGCCGTTCTCCTCCACGGCCCTCCGTCCCGCCTCCTCCACGTCTACGGGCCCACCGAGAACACCACCTTCAGCACCTGGCACCTCATCTCCCAGGCGCCCGCGCCGGGCCACACCGTCCCCATCGGCAGGCCCCTCGCCAACTCCACCGCCTTTGTCCTCGACGGTGCCCTGCAGCCTGTCCCCGTCGGTGTCCCTGGTGAGCTCTACGTCGGTGGTGACGGCCTCGCCCGTGGCTACCTCCACCAGCCGGGCCTCACCGCCGAGCGCTTCGTCGCGCATCCCTTCAAGCCTCAGGCTCGCCTCTACAAGACGGGTGACCTCGTCCGCCTCCTCCCCGACGGCGCCATCGAGTTCCTCGGCCGCTCCGACTTCCAGGTGAAGATTCGCGGCTTCCGCATCGAGCTGGGCGAAATCGAAGCCGCACTGCTTCGCCACCCTTCGCTCAACGACTGCGTCGTCCTCGCCCGTGAAGACACTCCCGGCAACCGCCGCCTCGTCGCCTACTTCTCCTCTTCCTCCCCTCCCTCCTCCGCCGAGCTGCGCGACTTCCTCAAGCGCTCCCTCCCGGAGTACATGCTGCCCTCCGTCTTCGTCTGCCTCCCCTCCTTGCCCCTCTCTCCCAACGGCAAGGTCGACAGGAAGGCCCTTCCTTCTCCGGACGGGGTAGCGGACTCTTCCGACTCCTACGTCCCGCCTCGCTCTCCTCTCGAAGAGCTCCTCGCCAATCTCTGGGCTCAGCTCCTCTCCCTTCCTCGCGTCGGCGTCGACGACAACTTCTTCGACTTGGGCGGCCACTCCCTCCTCGCCACCCAGCTCGTCTCTCGCGTCCGCGAATCCCTCCGCTTGGAGCTTCCTCTCCGCGAGCTCTTCGCCCACCCCACCGTCGCGGCCCTCGCTCGCGTCCTCTCCGCCTCCCTCTCCGGCGCCCAGTCCCCCATCGTCCCTTCCCCCAGGGACGCTCGGCTCCCGCTCTCCTTCGCCCAGCAGCGCCTCTGGCTCATCGACCAGCTCCAGCCAGGCAGCGCCGCCTACAACGTCCCTCTCGCCATCCACCTCTCCGGCGAGCTCTCCCTCCCCGCCCTCCAGCGCGCTCTCGACGCCCTCATGGAGCGTCACGAGTCCCTCCGCACCTCCTTCGCCCTCCACGACGGCCAGCCCTTCCAGCTCATCGCGCCGTCGCAGTCCTTGCACCTGGCGCTGTTCGATCTCTCCACCCAGCCAGACGCCGATGCGACAGCGCGCGCGCTGGCGGTCGAAGAAGCGCAGCGGCCCTTCAATCTCGCGCAAGGCCCCGTCATCCGCGCGACCCTGCTGCGGACCGCGCCTCAGCGCTACGTGTTGCTGCTGACGATGCACCACATCGTCTCGGATGGCTGGTCGCTGGAAGTGCTCTTCCGCGAGCTGAGCGCGCTCTACACCGCGTTCACGCGTGACGAGCCCTCACCCCTCGCGCCGATGGCCATCCAGTACGCCGACTTCGCCGTGTGGCAGCACCAGTGGCTGCACGGTGAGCGGCTCGACGCGCAGCTCGCGTACTGGAAGGAACAGCTCACGGGCGCACCATCCTTCCTCCCGCTGCCGACGGACTTTCCGCGTCCTCCCTCCCAGTCCTTCCGTGGCGCCGTCGAGAGCATCACGCTGCCGCCCGCGCTCCTCGAATCGCTCGTGCGTCTCAGCCGGAAGGAGGGCACCACCCTCTTCATGACCCTGCTCGCGGGCTTCCAGCTCCTGCTCTCGCGCTACTCGGGGCAGGACGACATCAGCGTCGGCACGGCCATCGCGAACCGCAACCGCGCGGAGCTCGAGGGCCTCATCGGCTTCTTCGTCAACTCGCTGGTGATGCGCACGCGGCTGTCCGGCGAGCCCACGTTCCGCGAGCTGCTGCGTCGCGTGCGTGAGGTGTCCCTCGGCGCCTATGCCCACCAGGATGTCCCGTTCGAGCAGGTCGTCGAGGCGCTCCAGGTTCCGAGAGACCCTCGCTACTCGCCGCTCTTCCAGGTCCGCTTCAACCTGCAGGACAGCCCCTATGGGCACCTGAAGATGGCGGGGCTCGACGTGTCGATGCTCGAGACGGAGTGGAACTACACCAAGTTCGACCTCCACCTCTTCATGAGCGAGGCCGCCGAGGGCCTGCAGACGTCCTTCGCGTACAGCACGGACCTCTTCAAGCCGGAGACCATCCGGCGGATGCTCGGGCACCTGGGCCAGCTGATGGAGAACATCGCGGCCAACCCGGATGTGCCCATCGCCTCCGTGTCCCTGCTGACGCCGGAGGAGCAGCGGCAGCTCGTCCGGTGGAACACGGCTCCCGCGCTGGAGTCGCCCGCGACGTGCTTCCACGCACGGTTCGAGCAACAGGCCGCCGCCACGCCGGACGCCACGGCGCTCGTCTCCGAGGACCGGTCCCTCACCTATCGACAGCTCAACGAGCGCGCCAACCAGCTCGCCGCGCATCTGCAATCGCTCGGCGTGGGACCGGACCGCGTGGTGGGTCTGTACCTGGAGCGCTCGCTCGACCTGCTCGTGGGCTTGCTCGCCATCCTCAAGGCGGGTGGCGCGTACCTGCCGATGGACCCAGGGCTCCCGCGGGAGCGACTCGCGTTCATGATGGCGGACCAGCGCCTGCCCGTGGTGCTCACCCAGGCGTCCCTCCGCGCTTCAATTCCTCCCGGTGAGGCGCACGTCTTCTGCGTCGACTCACAGGGGAAGGAGCTCGACGGGCGGCCTCGCGAGAATCCGCCGCTCACCGTCGAGCCGCGGAACCTCGTCTACGTCATCTACACGTCTGGCTCCACGGGCCGGCCCAAGGGCGTGGGCATCACGCACGGCAACCTGAGCCACTATCTGTCGGGAATCGCCCGCGTCCTCGACGTGCCTCCGGGGCTTCGCTACGCCACGGTGTCCACGTTCGCCGCGGACCTGGGGAACACCATGGTCTTCCCGGCGCTCGCCACGGGCGGGGCGCTCCACATCATCTCCGACGAGCGCGCCTCCAATCCCGAGGCCATGGCCGAGTACATGCACTCGCGGAGCATCGACTGCCTCAAGATCGTCCCCTCACACCTGACGGCGCTGCTCACCGCGTCCCGTCCCGAGCACGTCCTGCCGCGACAGCGGCTCGTCCTCGGCGGTGAGGCGTCGCGATGGGAGCTGATGGAGCGGGTGCAGGCCCTGGCTCCGGAGTGCCGGGTCATCAACCACTACGGACCCACCGAGACGACCATCGGTGTGTTGACCTGGGCGGTGCCGCCGCGCCTGGCCTCGAAGCCCGCGCCCACCGTGCCGCTCGGCTTCCCCATCGGAGACACCACCACGCACGTCCTCGATGCGCACCGGCAGCACGTGCCCGTCGGTGTGCCTGGAGAGCTGTTCATCGGTGGACCGGGTGTGACGCACGGCTATCTGGGACGGCCCGAGCTCACCGCCGAGCGCTTCGTGATGCTCGGCGAGGAGCGGGTCTACCGGACGGGCGACGTGGTGCGGCGGCTCGCGGATGGAGCGCTCGAGTTCCTCGGCCGCATCGACCATCAGGTGAAGATTCGTGGCTTCCGCATCGAGCTGGGGGAGATCGAAGCCATCCTCTGCCAGCAGCCCGAGGTGCGTGATGCCGTGGTGCTCGCGCGCGAGGACGACGTGGGCACGAAGCGGCTCGTCGCGTATCTCGTGTCCCACCCGGGACAGACGCTCGCGACCGAGCCGTTGCGCGAGCGGCTCGCCCAGCAGATGCCGGAGTACATGGTGCCGGCGGTCTTCATGGTGCTGGAGGCGCTGCCGCTCACGCCCAACGGAAAGGTGGACCGCAAGGCGCTGCCCGAGCCCGTGAGCCCCAGCGCTCCGAAGCCGGCGGAGGCGCGGGAGCCCCAGTCGCCGACGGAGCTGCTCCTGGCGGAGATCTGGAAGCAGGTGTTGCGCGTGGAGCACGTGAGCCCGGCGGACAACTTCTTCAAGCTGGGGGGCGACTCCATCCTGAGCATCATGGTCGTCGCCAAGGCCATCCAGGCCGGGCTGCAGCTCACGCCGCTGGACATCCTGGAGTGCCAGAGCCTCGCGGAGCTCGCCGCGCGCGTGCGCAGCCCCGAGGAGACGGCCGACGAGCAGACGGTGTCCGGGACCCTGCC
Coding sequences within:
- a CDS encoding non-ribosomal peptide synthetase, producing MSKFSDRILNAKARASLAALKKDAPAQQAITPNTSRGNQVALSSAQRRLWFLDRLEPGQAQYNVPVFVRLQGSLDERALRAALNQLLRRHESLRTCFTVQKDEPLQLIAEELSLDLQVVDLGGLSEVEREQRIRDLATEESRKPFDLSQAPLVRATLLRVAPEDHVLLLAMHHIVSDGWSMSVFFFELGAIYSALRLDTAPTLPPLKLQYADFALWHNEWLRSDAFREQLEYWKKQLAGAPPLLTLPTDRPRLPVKRNQGQAARFSIPLDPVNALKKLGREERTTLFMTVLGLFNVLMSRYAGQTDVCVGTPIANRNRPELEGLIGFFVNTLVLRTDLSGAPTFRQLVQRVREVSLGAYGHQDLPFEHVVEALHPERNLGQNPLFQVMFSLQESATASASLDGLTLTTLPVETGTSKFDLLMALEETPAGLTGDLEYDTDLFDAATIERMLGHFRTLLSAAAAQPDTCITQLPMLTEAERQQLVVDWNHTSTDFPRQHCIHELFSAQAYASPDAIAVRFGDESLTYAQLEAQANQLAWHLQSLGVVPDTLVGLYLERSPSLIVAMLACLKAGGAYLPLDTAYPAERLALMLRDSRAPILLTSRALAGAIQAPEGVRVLGLEELAPTLVKLPTRAPSTLTTPSNLAYAIYTSGSTGQPKGIVVPHLGVVRLVRDSDYIQLSSQDRVAQVSNASFDAATFEIWGALLNGALLVGVPRDVSLSPPLFVQHLRAEKVSTLFLTTALFNQLAHHAPDAFSSLSTVLFGGELVDPDVVRAVLLHGPPSRLLHVYGPTENTTFSTWHLISQAPAPGHTVPIGRPLANSTAFVLDGALQPVPVGVPGELYVGGDGLARGYLHQPGLTAERFVAHPFKPQARLYKTGDLVRLLPDGAIEFLGRSDFQVKIRGFRIELGEIEAALLRHPSLNDCVVLAREDTPGNRRLVAYFSSSSPPSSAELRDFLKRSLPEYMLPSVFVCLPSLPLSPNGKVDRKALPSPDGVADSSDSYVAPRSPLEELLANLWAQLLCLPRVGVDDNFFDLGGHSLLATQLVSRVRESLRLELPLRELFAHPTVAALARVLSASLSGAQSPIVPSPRDARLPLSFAQQRLWLIDQLQPGSAAYNVPLAIHLSGELSLPALQRALDALMERHESLRTSFALHDGQPFQLIAPSLSLPLTCVDLRQVPVDEREERLTQLSEEAARLPFDLSQGPLIRVALLRADDRKHILLLTMHHIVSDGWSMDVLFRELNALYTAFVRDASAPLSALSIQYADFAVWQRQWLQGERLDAQLAYWKEQLAGAPPFLPLPTDFPRPAIQTFRGAVARRSLPLSLLDSLKRLSRKEGTTLFMTLLAGFQVLLRRYSGQTDISVGTPIANRNRAELEGLIGFFVNSLVMRTDVSGAPSFRELLRRVREVALGAYAHQDVPFEQVVEALQPERDPSYSPLFQVMFALQSGVEQSPPASALSMESRELRTHTSKFDLIVATVESPEGLDCAVEYNTDLFTPDTIHRMLGHFQTLLTAAAEQPDTRITALPLLTPPERNKVLLDWNKTATEFPRHGCIHELFSVQARATPHALAVRFADESLTYAQLEVQANQLAWHLQSLGVVPDTLVGIYLERSPSLIVAMLACLKAGGAYLPLDTSYPAERLSFMLRDARAPILITTQALSGKLSSESGVHVVALDTQAEVIARQPPRAPPTSTQPSHLAYAIYTSGSTGQPKGIVVPHLGVVRLVRDSDYIQLSSQNRVAQVSNASFDAATFEIWGALLNGALLVGVPRDVSLSPPLFVQHLRAEKVSTLFLTTALFNQLAHHAPDAFSSLSTVLFGGELVDPDVVRAVLLHGPPSRLLHVYGPTENTTFSTWHLISQAPAPGHTVPIGRPLANSTAFVLDGALQPVPVGVPGELYVGGDGLARGYLHQPGLTAERFVAHPFKPQARLYKTGDLVRLLPDGAIEFLGRSDFQVKIRGFRIELGEIEAALLRHPSLNDCVVLAREDTPGNRRLVAYFSSSSPPSSAELRDFLKRSLPEYMLPSVFVCLPSLPLSPNGKVDRKALPSPDGVADSSDSYVPPRSPLEELLANLWAQLLSLPRVGVDDNFFDLGGHSLLATQLVSRVRESLRLELPLRELFAHPTVAALARVLSASLSGAQSPIVPSPRDARLPLSFAQQRLWLIDQLQPGSAAYNVPLAIHLSGELSLPALQRALDALMERHESLRTSFALHDGQPFQLIAPSQSLHLALFDLSTQPDADATARALAVEEAQRPFNLAQGPVIRATLLRTAPQRYVLLLTMHHIVSDGWSLEVLFRELSALYTAFTRDEPSPLAPMAIQYADFAVWQHQWLHGERLDAQLAYWKEQLTGAPSFLPLPTDFPRPPSQSFRGAVESITLPPALLESLVRLSRKEGTTLFMTLLAGFQLLLSRYSGQDDISVGTAIANRNRAELEGLIGFFVNSLVMRTRLSGEPTFRELLRRVREVSLGAYAHQDVPFEQVVEALQVPRDPRYSPLFQVRFNLQDSPYGHLKMAGLDVSMLETEWNYTKFDLHLFMSEAAEGLQTSFAYSTDLFKPETIRRMLGHLGQLMENIAANPDVPIASVSLLTPEEQRQLVRWNTAPALESPATCFHARFEQQAAATPDATALVSEDRSLTYRQLNERANQLAAHLQSLGVGPDRVVGLYLERSLDLLVGLLAILKAGGAYLPMDPGLPRERLAFMMADQRLPVVLTQASLRASIPPGEAHVFCVDSQGKELDGRPRENPPLTVEPRNLVYVIYTSGSTGRPKGVGITHGNLSHYLSGIARVLDVPPGLRYATVSTFAADLGNTMVFPALATGGALHIISDERASNPEAMAEYMHSRSIDCLKIVPSHLTALLTASRPEHVLPRQRLVLGGEASRWELMERVQALAPECRVINHYGPTETTIGVLTWAVPPRLASKPAPTVPLGFPIGDTTTHVLDAHRQHVPVGVPGELFIGGPGVTHGYLGRPELTAERFVMLGEERVYRTGDVVRRLADGALEFLGRIDHQVKIRGFRIELGEIEAILCQQPEVRDAVVLAREDDVGTKRLVAYLVSHPGQTLATEPLRERLAQQMPEYMVPAVFMVLEALPLTPNGKVDRKALPEPVSPSAPKPAEAREPQSPTELLLAEIWKQVLRVEHVSPADNFFKLGGDSILSIMVVAKAIQAGLQLTPLDILECQSLAELAARVRSPEETADEQTVSGTLPLTPIQNRFFELYPTERHHWNQAFLFEVHQRLSPAQMEEAVRKLMRHHDSLRLRFVQGSAGWEQSYAGPDVPVPYSHHDLSALSASERVQEQERLSTSLQKSLDLSAGPLMRVASFDWGREEPGRLLLIVHHLATDGISWRVLMEDLQTLWEQLGAGKALQLPPKSTSYQAWARKLSEYAQSDKARQELPSWTSEVYGRVAPIPRDFPEGRNLEGSTRIVEGALTQEETRVLLHRMREVHGVNVDHVLLAALVRALTEWTGRSAHLLELDNHGRESILEGVELSRSVGWFTALSPVVVEEPAGASVGTLLQSVKEQLQAVPNRGVGFGVLRYLSRDTAVREQLARLPRTEVCFNYLGHFDLVRSGNAPLRPASESVGPERALDGPRSRVLDITAYVSEGTFHLAWAYSGNLHARGTLEKLSSAYLTHLRALLATAGVQ